The proteins below are encoded in one region of Epinephelus lanceolatus isolate andai-2023 chromosome 7, ASM4190304v1, whole genome shotgun sequence:
- the rufy1 gene encoding RUN and FYVE domain-containing protein 1 produces MADEAGEVNTAVEDSEAEQQLDEPEVSEAAPEAESGGSDGQERTEKPAPAATENSWSAPILSLARKATETISSGVSYAAAQRHPSQCSAPSSPLEKEPENELNNTSKKLPVLPPKDPMAIERSNLLSMMKLSIKVLIQSSLSLGRTLDSDYPPLQQFFVVLEHCLKHGLKVKKSFIGQNKSIWGPLELVEKLCPESVNIATSARDLPGIKTGLGRARAWLHLALMQKTVADYMKALLDRKDLLSEFYDSGALMMEEEGAVIGGLLVGLNVIDANLCIKGEDLDSQVAVIDFSLYLKDAANSETSKDDAKMTAILDQKHYIEELNRHLSGTVTDLQAKMESIEKTNSKLVEELTAATDRINSLREEQEQLRKENETILQSSQKKEEAALQDSQVELETYKQTRQGLDEMYNVVWKQYKEEKRIRQELERELELQVGLKQEIEVAMKLLEKDTHEKQDTLAALRLQLDQVKTLNLQMFHKAQDSEREAEKKQAEAVQLEQKMDEMEKAMMELEQRLQNSERERKQSDQSDKDMRVELEGKVDALQKQLSDLDTLRLGLENELRTEREQRQSLQKSLQREQDNSIELRTQLQQLQGLHTELQDLKHEKQQLQQTCEQQEQALQEMGLHLSQSKLKMEDFKEVNKALKGHAWLKDDEATNCKQCEKEFSIARRKHHCRNCGDIYCNSCSSNELALPSYPRPVRVCDRCHSLLLQRSSSTGS; encoded by the exons ATGGCCGACGAGGCAGGGGAggtaaacacagctgtagaggATAGCGAAGCAGAACAACAGCTAGATGAGCCCGAAGTTTCGGAAGCCGCGCCCGAGGCCGAGTCCGGCGGCAGCGACGGGCAGGAGCGGACGGAGAAGCCAGCTCCGGCCGCGACGGAGAACAGCTGGTCGGCTCCTATCCTGTCTCTGGCTCGGAAGGCCACGGAGACGATTAGCAGCGGGGTGAGCTACGCTGCTGCCCAGAGACACCCCTCACAGTGTTCCGCTCCGAGCTCTCCGCTGGAGAAAGAGCCCGAAAATGAGCTCAACAACACTTCAAAGAAACTTCCAG TTCTGCCCCCCAAAGACCCCATGGCAATAGAAAGGTCCAACCTCCTCAGCATGATGAAGCTGAGCATCAAAGTATTAATTCAGTCCTCCTTAAGTCTGGGCAGGACACTTGATTCAGATTACCCTCCTCTGCAGCAGTTCTTTGTCGTCCTGGAGCACTGCCTCAAACATGGGCTGAAAG tcaaGAAATCCTTCATTGGTCAGAACAAGTCCATATGGGGACCTCTGGAACTGGTTGAGAAGTTGTGTCCAGAGTCTGTTAACATTGCCACAAGTGCCAGAGACCTGCCCGGCATAAA GACCGGCCTGGGGAGGGCAAGGGCTTGGCTGCATTTAGCGCTCATGCAGAAGACAGTAGCTGATTACATGAAGGCTTTGCTGGACCGCAAAGATCTCCTGAG TGAGTTTTATGACTCCGGAGCATtgatgatggaggaggagggggcagTGATAGGGGGACTGCTGGTGGGCCTCAACGTTATTGACGCTAACCTCTGCATTAAAGGGGAGGATCTTGATTCTCAG GTGGCAGTCATCGACTTTTCTCTTTATCTGAAAGACGCTGCCAACAGTGAGACTTCAAAAGA cgATGCCAAGATGACAGCCATTTTGGATCAGAAGCACTACATTGAGGAGTTAAATCGTCATCTAAGCGGCACCGTCACTGACCTTCAGGCTAAGATGGAATCTATTGAGAAGACCAACAGCAAACTTGTAGAGGAG CTGACGGCAGCGACAGACAGAATCAACTCTCTGCGGGAAGAACAGGAACAGCTAAGAAAGGAGAATGAGACGATCTTGCAGTCCAGCCAGAAAAAGGAAGAG GCAGCCCTTCAGGACAGCCAGGTGGAGCTGGAGACGTACAAACAGACTCGACAAGGCCTGGATGAGATGTACAACGTGGTTTGGAAGCAGTACAAAGAGGAAAAGCGCATTCGCCAG GAGCTGGAGCGTGAGTTGGAGCTCCAGGTGGGCCTGAAGCAGGAGATCGAGGTGGCCATGAAGCTGCTAGAGAAGGACACACACGAGAAACAGGACACGCTGGCAGCCCTGCGGCTCCAGCTCGACCAAGTCAAGACTCTGAACCTGCAAATGTTCCACAAAGCTCAG GACTCAGAACGTgaggcagaaaaaaagcagGCGGAGGCTGTGCAGCTTGAGCAGAAGATGGATGAAATGGAGAAAGCCATGATGGAACTCGAGCAGAG ACTTCAGAACTCGGAGCGAGAGCGCAAACAAAGCGACCAGTCAGACAAAGATATGAGGGTGGAGCTGGAAGGAAAGGTGGATGCTTTGCAGAAACAGCTGTCTGACCTGGATACACTAAG GCTGGGTTTGGAGAATGAGCTGCGCACTGAGAGGGAACAGAGACAAAGCCTGCAGAAATCTCTCCAGCGGGAACAGGACAACAGCATAGAGCTCCGCACACAGCTGCAACAACTCCAGGGCCTGCACACG GAGCTGCAGGATTTGAAGCATgagaagcagcagctgcagcagacgtgtgagcagcaggagcaggctCTACAGGAGATGGGACTGCATCTCAGCCA GTCTAAACTTAAGATGGAGGACTTCAAGGAGGTCAACAAAGCTCTGAAG GGCCACGCCTGGCTGAAAGATGATGAGGCCACTAATTGTAAGCAATGCGAGAAGGAGTTCTCCATCGCACGCAGAAAG CACCACTGTAGAAACTGCGGAGACATCTACTGCAACAGTTGTTCCAGTAACGAGCTGGCCTTGCCCTCCTACCCTCGGCCTGTGCGGGTGTGCGACAGGTGCCACTCCCTCCTGCTGCAGAGAAGCTCGTCCACAGGTTCCTGA